Proteins from one Gossypium raimondii isolate GPD5lz chromosome 8, ASM2569854v1, whole genome shotgun sequence genomic window:
- the LOC105792397 gene encoding uncharacterized protein LOC105792397 isoform X2 — translation MFWKLTSLSASSPVESILDKENFTLEELLDEEEIIQECKALNSRLINFLRDRAQVEQLLRYVVEEPPEDADSKRVFKFPFIACEIFTCEIDVILKTLVEEEELMNLLFSFLEPNRPHSALLAGYFSKVVVCLMLRKTVPIMNYVQVHQDVFRQLVDLIGITSIMEVLVRLVGGDDHVYPNFLDVMQWLADSNLLEMIVDKLSPSCPPEVHANAAETLCTITRNSPSALATKLSSPSFVVRIFGHALEDSHSKSGLIHSLSVCISLLDPKRSAIVSPLMHSFRHQHMYEPSIPVNSETINAMLPKLGDLLMLLNVSSDEKILPTTYGELRPPLGKHRLKIVEFIAVLLRIGNEAAEKELVNTGTIQRVIDLFFEYPYNNALHHHVGSIILSCLESKNDAIVDNLLQECDLIGKFLQTDKNPVLSGDSNQPTLPAAGKCAHRVGNIGHITRISNKILQLGSSNSRIQACIQENSEWNEWQTNVLQERNAVENVYRWACGRPTAFQDRTRDSDEDDLHDRDYDVAALANNLSQAFSYKIYGNDDNEEDHGGLGRDDKDVYFDDESAEVVISSLRLSDDQGSLFTNSNWFAFQDDKIGNEPMATSPTEVFDDVNLNGTANGGNSSSDDEVIVGEEDELNESKQSMNGTSTSDAMNGFKNSMNGGDLDPQGEKANASNDMGFFRFDTTENKDLLGDRPLPEWVGWGESSDFQVGGSSKNPFLDDDSSDVNLARTTETVMTDVGQPSNGESILANGSSDSVDMSDGSVSSNSSKKSPPSVRSLFEEDVEFVGVELEGTEKAMEQALKEGIVGEAGPLKRNIIPNVPEKENSDEVGAGIKEFNDANYWRVDKEVTVSE, via the exons ATGTTTTGGAAGCTAACATCTTTATCTGCCTCTTCTCCG GTGGAGTCAATATTAGACAAGGAAAACTTTACTTTGGAAGAGCTTCTGGATGAGGAAGAAATAATCCAAGAGTGTAAAGCTTTAAACAGTCGGCTCATCAACTT TCTGCGAGATAGAGCTCAAGTTGAGCAGTTATTGCGATATGTTGTTGAAGAACCTCCAGAGGATGCTGACAGCAAACGGGTCTTCAA GTTCCCATTCATAGCCTGTGAGATATTTACATGTGAGATAGATGTTATTCTGAAGACTTTAGTGGAGGAGGAAGAg TTGATGAACTTACTCTTCTCCTTCTTGGAACCAAACCGTCCTCATAGTGCCTTGCTAGCCGGTTATTTCAGTAAG GTTGTTGTCTGCCTTATGCTACGGAAGACTGTTCCAATTATGAACTATGTTCAA GTACATCAAGATGTGTTTCGCCAACTGGTTGATTTGATAGGAATCACATCCATCATGGAG GTTTTGGTTCGGTTAGTAGGAGGTGATGATCATGTATATCCCAATTTTTTGGATGTAATGCAATGGTTAGCTGATAGCAATTTGCTGGAAATGATTGTGGATAAATTGAGTCCATCA TGTCCTCCTGAAGTTCATGCTAATGCAGCAGAAACATTATGTACAATAACACGGAATTCCCCATCAGCTTTAGCCACTAAACTCTCTAGTCCAAG CTTTGTTGTAAGGATATTTGGTCATGCATTGGAAGATTCACATTCAAAATCTGGCCTTATACACTCACTCTCAGTTTGCATCTCGTTGTTGGATCCCAAAAGATCAGCAATTGTTTCTCCCTTGATGCATTCTTTCCGACATCAACATATGTATGAGCCTTCAATTCCTGTGAATTCGGAGACTATCAATGCTATGCTGCCTAAGCTTG GTGACTTACTCATGCTTTTGAATGTGTCCTCTGATGAGAAAATTTTGCCTACCACATATGGAGAATTGAGGCCGCCTCTTGGGAAGCATCGTCTAAAG ATTGTGGAGTTTATTGCTGTACTGTTGAGAATTGGAAATGAAGCTGCAGAGAAGGAATTGGTCAACACAGGAACCATTCAACGAGTTATTGATCTTTTCTTCGA GTACCCATACAACAATGCATTACATCATCATGTGGGGAGTATAATATTATCGTGTCTTGAAAGCAAGAATGATGCAATAGTTGATAATCTTCTTCAAGAATGTGATTTGATTGGGAAATTTCTTCAAACTGACAAAAATCCAGTTCTTTCTGGTGACAGTAATCAG CCTACTTTACCTGCTGCCGGAAAATGTGCACATCGGGTAGGAAACATTGGACATATTACAcgcatttcaaataaaattttacagtTGGGAAGCAGCAACAGCCGCATTCAGGCATGTATACAG GAAAATAGCGAATGGAACGAGTGGCAAACTAATGTTTTGCAAGAACGTAATGCAGTCGAAAATGTTTATCGATGGGCTTGTGG CCGCCCAACAGCATTCCAAGATAGAACAAGGGATAGCGACGAGGATGATCTTCATGATAGAGATTATGATGTTGCAGCTTTAGCAAATAACCTAAGTCAGGCTTTCAGTTACAAAATATATGGGaatgatgataatgaagaa GACCATGGTGGTCTTGGTCGAGATGACAAG GATGTATACTTTGATGATGAATCTGCTGAGGTTGTCATATCATCCTTGAGGCTCAGTGATGACCAAGGGAG TCTGTTTACAAATTCCAATTGGTTTGCATTCCAAGATGATAAAATCGGTAATGAACCTATGGCCACATCACCCACAGAGGTATTTGATGATGTTAACTTGAATGGAACTGCAAATGGTGGTAACAGCAGTAGTGACGATGAGGTGATAGTTGGAGAGGAGGATGAGTTAAATGAAAGCAAACAGTCAATGAATGGCACATCTACTTCTGATGCGATGAATGGATTTAAAAATTCGATGAACGGTGGAGACTTGGATCCCCAAGGGGAGAAAGCAAATGCTTCTAATGATATGGGATTCTTCAGGTTTGATACAACTGAAAACAAGGACTTGCTTGGAGATAGGCCTTTACCTGAATGGGTGGGGTGGGGAGAATCATCGGATTTCCAAGTGGGTGGTTCAAGCAAGAATCCGTTTCTTGATGATGACAGCTCAGATGTCAACCTAGCCAGAACTACAGAGACAGTGATGACTGATGTTGGACAGCCCTCGAATGGGGAATCCATACTTGCAAATGGTTCCTCAGACTCCGTGGATATGAGTGACGGATCAGTGAGCAGCAATTCAAGTAAAAAATCTCCACCATCTGTGCGCTCTTTGTTTGAAGAGGATGTTGAATTTGTAGGCGTGGAATTAGAAGGTACGGAGAAGGCAATGGAACAAGCCTTGAAAGAAGGGATAGTTGGGGAAGCAGGACCATTGAAAAGGAATATCATTCCTAATGTACCCGAAAAGGAGAACTCCGACGAAGTTGGTGCTGGGATAAAGGAGTTCAACGATGCAAACTATTGGAGGGTTGACAAAGAGGTCACTGTTTCGGAGTAA
- the LOC105792397 gene encoding uncharacterized protein LOC105792397 isoform X1: MFWKLTSLSASSPVESILDKENFTLEELLDEEEIIQECKALNSRLINFLRDRAQVEQLLRYVVEEPPEDADSKRVFKFPFIACEIFTCEIDVILKTLVEEEELMNLLFSFLEPNRPHSALLAGYFSKVVVCLMLRKTVPIMNYVQVHQDVFRQLVDLIGITSIMEVLVRLVGGDDHVYPNFLDVMQWLADSNLLEMIVDKLSPSCPPEVHANAAETLCTITRNSPSALATKLSSPSFVVRIFGHALEDSHSKSGLIHSLSVCISLLDPKRSAIVSPLMHSFRHQHMYEPSIPVNSETINAMLPKLGDLLMLLNVSSDEKILPTTYGELRPPLGKHRLKIVEFIAVLLRIGNEAAEKELVNTGTIQRVIDLFFEYPYNNALHHHVGSIILSCLESKNDAIVDNLLQECDLIGKFLQTDKNPVLSGDSNQPTLPAAGKCAHRVGNIGHITRISNKILQLGSSNSRIQACIQENSEWNEWQTNVLQERNAVENVYRWACGRPTAFQDRTRDSDEDDLHDRDYDVAALANNLSQAFSYKIYGNDDNEEDHGGLGRDDKDVYFDDESAEVVISSLRLSDDQGSSLFTNSNWFAFQDDKIGNEPMATSPTEVFDDVNLNGTANGGNSSSDDEVIVGEEDELNESKQSMNGTSTSDAMNGFKNSMNGGDLDPQGEKANASNDMGFFRFDTTENKDLLGDRPLPEWVGWGESSDFQVGGSSKNPFLDDDSSDVNLARTTETVMTDVGQPSNGESILANGSSDSVDMSDGSVSSNSSKKSPPSVRSLFEEDVEFVGVELEGTEKAMEQALKEGIVGEAGPLKRNIIPNVPEKENSDEVGAGIKEFNDANYWRVDKEVTVSE, translated from the exons ATGTTTTGGAAGCTAACATCTTTATCTGCCTCTTCTCCG GTGGAGTCAATATTAGACAAGGAAAACTTTACTTTGGAAGAGCTTCTGGATGAGGAAGAAATAATCCAAGAGTGTAAAGCTTTAAACAGTCGGCTCATCAACTT TCTGCGAGATAGAGCTCAAGTTGAGCAGTTATTGCGATATGTTGTTGAAGAACCTCCAGAGGATGCTGACAGCAAACGGGTCTTCAA GTTCCCATTCATAGCCTGTGAGATATTTACATGTGAGATAGATGTTATTCTGAAGACTTTAGTGGAGGAGGAAGAg TTGATGAACTTACTCTTCTCCTTCTTGGAACCAAACCGTCCTCATAGTGCCTTGCTAGCCGGTTATTTCAGTAAG GTTGTTGTCTGCCTTATGCTACGGAAGACTGTTCCAATTATGAACTATGTTCAA GTACATCAAGATGTGTTTCGCCAACTGGTTGATTTGATAGGAATCACATCCATCATGGAG GTTTTGGTTCGGTTAGTAGGAGGTGATGATCATGTATATCCCAATTTTTTGGATGTAATGCAATGGTTAGCTGATAGCAATTTGCTGGAAATGATTGTGGATAAATTGAGTCCATCA TGTCCTCCTGAAGTTCATGCTAATGCAGCAGAAACATTATGTACAATAACACGGAATTCCCCATCAGCTTTAGCCACTAAACTCTCTAGTCCAAG CTTTGTTGTAAGGATATTTGGTCATGCATTGGAAGATTCACATTCAAAATCTGGCCTTATACACTCACTCTCAGTTTGCATCTCGTTGTTGGATCCCAAAAGATCAGCAATTGTTTCTCCCTTGATGCATTCTTTCCGACATCAACATATGTATGAGCCTTCAATTCCTGTGAATTCGGAGACTATCAATGCTATGCTGCCTAAGCTTG GTGACTTACTCATGCTTTTGAATGTGTCCTCTGATGAGAAAATTTTGCCTACCACATATGGAGAATTGAGGCCGCCTCTTGGGAAGCATCGTCTAAAG ATTGTGGAGTTTATTGCTGTACTGTTGAGAATTGGAAATGAAGCTGCAGAGAAGGAATTGGTCAACACAGGAACCATTCAACGAGTTATTGATCTTTTCTTCGA GTACCCATACAACAATGCATTACATCATCATGTGGGGAGTATAATATTATCGTGTCTTGAAAGCAAGAATGATGCAATAGTTGATAATCTTCTTCAAGAATGTGATTTGATTGGGAAATTTCTTCAAACTGACAAAAATCCAGTTCTTTCTGGTGACAGTAATCAG CCTACTTTACCTGCTGCCGGAAAATGTGCACATCGGGTAGGAAACATTGGACATATTACAcgcatttcaaataaaattttacagtTGGGAAGCAGCAACAGCCGCATTCAGGCATGTATACAG GAAAATAGCGAATGGAACGAGTGGCAAACTAATGTTTTGCAAGAACGTAATGCAGTCGAAAATGTTTATCGATGGGCTTGTGG CCGCCCAACAGCATTCCAAGATAGAACAAGGGATAGCGACGAGGATGATCTTCATGATAGAGATTATGATGTTGCAGCTTTAGCAAATAACCTAAGTCAGGCTTTCAGTTACAAAATATATGGGaatgatgataatgaagaa GACCATGGTGGTCTTGGTCGAGATGACAAG GATGTATACTTTGATGATGAATCTGCTGAGGTTGTCATATCATCCTTGAGGCTCAGTGATGACCAAGGGAG CAGTCTGTTTACAAATTCCAATTGGTTTGCATTCCAAGATGATAAAATCGGTAATGAACCTATGGCCACATCACCCACAGAGGTATTTGATGATGTTAACTTGAATGGAACTGCAAATGGTGGTAACAGCAGTAGTGACGATGAGGTGATAGTTGGAGAGGAGGATGAGTTAAATGAAAGCAAACAGTCAATGAATGGCACATCTACTTCTGATGCGATGAATGGATTTAAAAATTCGATGAACGGTGGAGACTTGGATCCCCAAGGGGAGAAAGCAAATGCTTCTAATGATATGGGATTCTTCAGGTTTGATACAACTGAAAACAAGGACTTGCTTGGAGATAGGCCTTTACCTGAATGGGTGGGGTGGGGAGAATCATCGGATTTCCAAGTGGGTGGTTCAAGCAAGAATCCGTTTCTTGATGATGACAGCTCAGATGTCAACCTAGCCAGAACTACAGAGACAGTGATGACTGATGTTGGACAGCCCTCGAATGGGGAATCCATACTTGCAAATGGTTCCTCAGACTCCGTGGATATGAGTGACGGATCAGTGAGCAGCAATTCAAGTAAAAAATCTCCACCATCTGTGCGCTCTTTGTTTGAAGAGGATGTTGAATTTGTAGGCGTGGAATTAGAAGGTACGGAGAAGGCAATGGAACAAGCCTTGAAAGAAGGGATAGTTGGGGAAGCAGGACCATTGAAAAGGAATATCATTCCTAATGTACCCGAAAAGGAGAACTCCGACGAAGTTGGTGCTGGGATAAAGGAGTTCAACGATGCAAACTATTGGAGGGTTGACAAAGAGGTCACTGTTTCGGAGTAA